The Lolium perenne isolate Kyuss_39 chromosome 6, Kyuss_2.0, whole genome shotgun sequence genome segment tccatcctgtcttccaagcttccttctcctttaggaccctggacatccttgatctgcagttctccttcaacgagcagcaactccttggggtgcatcctcagctcctccatgtacaagttgccaacatccttgcaggagctgtccttcggagtttccgacgaagacatgatggctctagatccgaagcaaatcctggcagaaacagctcgaaacaaaacacgtcgagaaaacgatatacgggcctccaggggtccgggggattatatagcaaaaattttcacgacaaaaggaaagtaccagatcgaaccagggtcggaaaggggcgacggggcggccagaccataggtcggcgcgggcccaggtcaggccgcgccggcctatggtggcacgccctcgtgcgtcttttccactccgtttcgatctcgtaatttttcatattttccaaaaacagcaaaaatattgttcggaaagtaaattgcgtacttttcattaccagtactgttacctattcaaagtcgagttctggcggactgtcaatttgccctttgatgaaagcctccggtgtttccactcgaataatatcaacatcaacattataggaatcacctgagatataatgcttgagtctttgtccattcaccacttgcgtggcattgccttggagagagctaattttgattgctcctgaacgatacacctcctcgacaacatatggtccttcccatttcgagagtaatttccctgcaaagaatctgagacgagaccgatacaataggactttatctccaatattaaattctcttttgataatccttctatcatgccattttttaactttctctttaaagagtttagcattttcataagcttcacttctccattcatctagagaactcaattgcaacaacctcttattaccggcaagtttaggatctttatttaattctctaactgcccaataagctttgtgctctagttctaaaggtaaatgacaagctttcccataaaccattttataaggtgacattcccatgggatttttataagcagttctataagcccatagtgcatccttcaatttactagcccaattatttctagttttattaacagtcttttgcaagatagatttaatctctctatttgataattctacttgcccactagtttgaggatgataagcggaagcaattctatgattaataccatacctagcaagagtttttctaaaacctccatgaataaaatgagaacctccatcagtcataatatatctaggcactccaaatctaggaaaaataatgtctaaaagcattcttaaagaggtctcaccatcaacactttttgtaggtatggcttccacccatttagtaacataatcaacagcaacaagtatatgagtgttaccttctgaagacggaaaaggtcccatgaagtcaaatccccaacaatcaaatggttcaataacaagagtataattcataggcatttcattacgttctggagatattaccaaccctttggcattcatcacaagataaaataaactttctcgcatccttgaagagagttggccaataaaaacctgattgtagaaccttttgcgcggttctttctccagcgtgatgtcctccataagcactaccatggcatttactcaatatctcctgttgttcatattcgggaacacatcttcgcataataccatccactccttctttatataagtgtgggtcatcccagaaataatgcctcaagtcataaaagaatttcctcctttgctgagctgaaaaggttggaggcaagtacttggaaacaataaagttagcataatcaagataccaaggactgtctcgcgagctcacctttattacagccaattgttcatttggaaaactatcattaacagaacaggatcataagcaatattttccaatctagacaaattatcggcaacaggattatcaagacctttcctatctacaatatgtaaatcaaattcttgcaaaagaagtacccatctaataagcctcggcttagcatctttctttgtcataaggtatctaattgcagcatgatcagtatgaatcgtaacttttgaatcaacaatataagatctaaatttatcacaagcaaagactacagctaataattctttttcagttgtagcataatttctttgagcagcatcaagagttttaccagcataatgaataacattcagttttttatttacccgctgtccaagaacagcgcctacagcaaaatcactagcatcacacataatttcaaatggtaagttccaatcaggaggttcaactacaggagcagttgttaaggctttctttagagtttcaaaagcttccttacaatcatcatcaaaaacaaaaggtacgtctttttgaagaagattagtaagaggctttgaaatcttggagaaatctttaataaatctcctataaaacccaacatgaccaagaacactacgaatacctttaacatccctcggatagggcatcttctcaattgcttcaactttagctctatcaacttcaatacctctctcagaaattttatgtcccaatacaattccttcattaaccataaagtggcatttctcccaattaagaacaaggttagtttcttcacatctctgcaaaactttatcaaggtttcgcaagcaactatcaaaagaattcccatagacggaaaaatcatccatgaatacttccacaatactctcacaaaagccatgaaaaatagcagacatgcatctttgaaaagtagcaggagcattacataaaccaaaaggcatacgcctataagcataagttccatagggacaagtaaaagtggttttctcttgatctttagttttagctACAatgtgtgaaaacccagaataaccatcaagaaagcaaaaatgagtatttttagacaatctttctagcatttgatcaataaatggtaaagggtaatgatctttcttagtaactttattaacttttcgaaaatcaatgcacattctataccctacaaatactctttgagggatgagctcatcattatcattaggcacaacagtcattcctcctttcttgggaacgcaatgcacaggactaacccatctactatcagcaataggatatataataccagcttcaagaagttttaatacctcattccttaccacctccttcatcttcggaattagacgacgctgatgatcaacaacaggctttgcatcatcttccatattaatagcatgttggcaaatagaaggagaaatccccttcaaatcatcaagagtgtagccaatagcgcctcggtgtttcttcaatatttccaatagcctttcttcttcaaactctgtaagcttagaactaataataacaggatatattttcttatcatcaatatgagcatatttaagattatcaggcaatggttttaaatcaaagacaggatcttcctttggtggcggtgttgtacccagatcttccaccggtaaatcatgcttaagaataggttggcgaagaaaaattttctcaagctcatctctttctttcctaaaaacttcactctcgctatcctccaaatgttgctgcaaaggattattaggaacaagaacaatagatgcacactgttccattttaaaatcattattaggcaaatcagctttataaggagatttggtaaatttagagaagttaaactcatatgattcaccagcaaatttagtcaaaattttctctttcttgcaatctataatagctccacaagtatttagaaaaggtctaccaaaaataataggacaataatcactagcagcagaaccaagtaccaaaaagtcagcaggatatttaatcttaccacatagaacttccacatctcgaacaataccaattggagaaatagtttctctattagccagttgaataaccacatcaatatcttcaagttcacaagaaccaatttcgtgcataatctccgtataaagctcataaggaacagcactaacacttgcaccaatatcacataaaccataatagcaatgatcaccaattctaacagatagcataggaacactaacttgtttgggtttattaggatgtgaaacaatattagaagcatcttcacagaaaataatatgaccatcctccacattttcagtcacaagatctttaactattgcaacagcaggttcaacttttatttgttcttcaggttctacaggtttcttttcacttttatgaaccacactatttataacagagtactccttcattttagcagggaaaggagttttttcaatataagcttcaggaataacatgatcagcagtttcaactacaacgcatttattaatagatcaatcaattttatctttatacggttcatgatacttatcaaaattcttcttaggaaattcataatgagaggcaaaagctttataaagatttgcagcaacttgagaatcaagaccatatgtagcactcatattatgaaatttatcagtatccataaaagcttcaatgcatttataatcataaattatacctgattctctatccttgtcgttctcccaaccttcagtattttcttggatccgatcaagaaggtcccttttaaactcttctttgttgcgtgtaaatgatccagaacaaaaagtatccagcaaggtcttgtcttgaaaagaaagtcttgcatagaaattatcaataataacattaccaggaagctcatgaatggggcatttgagcattaaagacttcaatctcccccacgcttgggcaatactttctccatcatgaggccaaaaattatatatgcggttacgatctttgtgaatttcacttggaggatagaatttagaataaaataaaggcactatgtcctcccaatcaagagaatcaccattcttcagcaatttataccaatgcgccgctttaccagacatcgatatagagaatagtttctttctaacttcattcatggcaatacctgcacatttgaataacccgcataattcatgcaaaaacagtaaatgatcaccaggatggacagttccatccccttcatagcggttatccataacacgttcaataattttcataggtattttatatggtatcacttccttacctggcgcctcatccactacccttgcagtagtagtagatttcccaaatagaaattaaagagaagatctctccataatgacttatagcagcaggcagaaataaaatcagcacaaacagtaaaggttttccttaccaattccacttaccaatagcgcttcactccccggcaacggcgccagaaaatattcttgatgacccacaagtatagggggtgtatcgtagtattttcgataagtaagaatgtcgatcccaacgaggagcagaaggtgttgacaagcagttttgatgaagaattcaatgtaaatgctcacagacaagtattcagggggttttgatgtaacaggtgaataaagtacgagtaagtaaagtgcgagagtaacaattgcagcgagtggcccaatcctttttagcacaaaggacaagccggtttgtttacttataatgaccaaacgttctcgaggacacacgggattttagtctagtgctttcgctacatacggctaaataatcttcattgttatgataagtgttgtgtgggtgaacctatgctaatgtaccgcccttcctaggactaatacatacttgtgattataccccttgcaagcatccgcaactacaagaaagtaattaagaataaatctaaccacagccttaaactctgagatcctgctatccctcctgcatcgatataccaacggggtttaggtttctgtcactccggcaaccccgcaatcggcaaacgagtacaagatgcattcccctaggcccataaaggtgaagtgtcgtgtagtcgacgttcacacgacaccactagaagaatgacaccacaacttaaatatcataacattgaatattactcaaccatagttcactactaacatttagacttcacccatgtcctcaagaactaaacgaactactcacgagacatcatatggaacatgatcagaggtgatatgatgatgaataacaatctgaacataaaccttggttcaatggtttcactcaatagcatcaacaacaagtagaaatcgataccgggagagtttcccctatcaaacaatcaagatcaaacccaaattgctacggcggtgacggtgtccagcggtggagacggcggtgatgatggtggagatgatgatgatggtgatggagatgatgtccagctcgatgacggtgatgatggcgtcgatttccccctccgggagggaatttccccggcggattcctgcccgccggagagctcttttctctctggtgttctccgccccgtagaggcggctgtaactcttcgtgaggtaccctctggagcttaggtcttcgggacgaagggtttcgcgaagaaaaggaggcgaaaggggctgtggggcccccacaccacaaggtggcgcggccaggccatgggccgcgccggcctgtggtctggccccaccttgggccttctcagctcccccttctggcttccttcgtcatctggaaaaataggattttcggtataatttccttccacagttgatcttccgaaatattgcgttctgacggtgctttttccagcagaatcctggctccggtgctcgatcctccaataatgatgaaacatgcaaaatagatgaaataacataagtattgtgtccaaatatgaaatatatcaatgaataacagcaaattatgatacaaaatagtgatgcaagttGGACGTAtcaagtaccaattgacgaaactccagaaagactccaggggcgctgccgccatcgcgaaactccaattcgggggacagaagtctctgttccggcaccctgccgggacggggaagtgcccccggaagccatctccatcgacgccaccgccttcatcatgctccgtgagtagttcccccatggactacgggttctagcagtagctagttggtatactctcctccatgtacttcaatacaatgatctcatgagctgccttacatgattgagattcatctgatgtaatcggtgttgtgtttgttgggatccgatggatgatacattatgattagtctatctataaagtttgtgaagttattgttgctgcaatcttgttatgcttaatgcttgtcactagggcccgagtgacatgatcttagatttgagctctatattgttgcttagattgtatctacaagttgtatgcacatgtcactgtccggaaccaaaggccccgaaatgACAGAaatcgagacaaccggaggggatggcggttatgtgagggacacatgttttcaccgagtgttaatgctttgctccggtactctattaaaaggagtaccttaatatccagtagtttcccttgaggcccggctgccaccggctggtaggacaaaagatgttgtgcaagtttctcattgcgagcacgtacgactatatacggaaaacatgcctacataattaataatctggatgttctgtcttaatgctttgattcctatcaattgcccaactgtaatttgttcacccaacacttgttacttgttattggagagttaccactagtgtagatcgctgggaaccccggtccatctctcatcatcatatactcgttctacatgtcattggaagtagtatcaactattttcttgtgccattgctctcatattgctattactgctgctgtgttactgttactactgctctcatattactgctactttcacatcacccctgttgctagtgcttttccaagtgcagctgaattgacaactcagttgttaaggcttataagtattctttacctccccttgtgtcgaatcaataaatttgggttttacttccctcgaagactatcgcgatcccctatacttgtgggttatcatccaTCTACCAGGGGTTTTGGCCTATGCAACGAGACCTCTAAATCTAAGGGGCGTAAAGGGTGGGAAATCTGTCGAAAGGTTCCAAACCCTGCCACATGTCTTCTCAAAGCCTAGTGGAATTGCAGCTACACATATGGTATCTAGCCCCCGAGCTAAAGAGGTGTTTCACCTTCTAGATCGAGTTCCAAAACTGTGAGCCCGGACTGTGCTCAATAACCAGCTGATCCTTGGAGCGGAGATGGTTTCTCCTGATAATATATGGCCAGAGGCCTTGGTCCTGAGCATACAACTTCCAGATCCACTTTATGATAAGTTTCGTGTCAACAATGCcaagtcccccccccccccccccccaacacaCAAGGACTTGGGCAAACACAACACATGCAACCTAACCCAATGGTATTTGCGCTTGGGGCCTTTACCTTCCCAATAAAAGAGGGATCAATGTTTTTCCATATAATCTGATGGACCCATCCCTGAGAAAGCACACCCCATGGGGTGCATCAGAAGGTTGGAGAGACACACAATAACCAACGTGAGTCTCAATGCCGAGGACCTAAATTTCCCCATCCATGGGTTTGCCCTCTTGGCCACCTTACCTGACAAAGAACTCCAATCCGATGCTAGAACATATACATTGCTCACTAGCTATTGAATAGCAGCAAGGCTTTCCACAACATAGTCAAATAGGATGGATGAGAGGGGGTCCCCCTAGCGCACCCTCTGCCGTTGGGGAAGTAGATTCCTACCTCTCCATTGGTGGTGATGGCAGCTTGGCCTCTCGGGACCAAACCCATCGCTCTATGGACCCACCCTGACTCAAATCCCTTCCTCAAAAGGACTTCTGGGAACAATGACCAATTGGCACGGTCAAACGCTTTTTTTCAAAATCAGGCATCAAGAAAACTTTCCCAAGTTTCTTGGCTTTAGTTTCGTGAATAATCTGTTGTAGAGATAACACCCCCTCATGAAAGTGCGTCCTTTGATAAACGCGGATTGGGTCCTACTAATATTTCGGTGAGCAATAAGCAAGAGACGAGTCACATAAGCTTTTACAATGATCTTGAAAATTACATTAATAAGCGCGATGCATAATCTTTTTACTAATTTATGCTGTCAAATAAGAGAAGTGTATATCTTGCCTTGCCTGTTGAAATATACAAACGCGCGGCTTGCAGAACGCGAGTCATCTATACATGTGGATGGCGGGATAGTGGTTAGAAATATAAAGTGTATCACTACTGAAAACAGAAGGAACAATGGGCTATAACAAGAAACTAAGGAGAGATGGCCTCACCTTGTAATAAGCAGAGCATCATGTATAcgtatatatggtggaaggaaagtGATATTGGCGCGGCTCAATCAGATGCTGGGTTTATGACGGCGTAAATCCCCATCATCGGATTGAACCTCCCCAATATCGCTCTGTCCATCCGCCAAGCAATTCTTCTTTGCTTCCCTCCTCCTCTTTCTCATTTCATCAAAAATCTCTCTTATAAGAGAAGAGATCATCACACCGACCTAGCTAGGAATAAATCGGAGATGCCAATCAAGAAAGATCGATCGCATTGTCTCGCTGCTAGCCATATACAAGACAATCAGATCGACGAACGATATCTGCTTGGAGCTTCTTATCATGATTCATGACAGGATTGAAGCAGTAGTCGTGGGGGGAGGTAAAGCTAGTAAAGCTGCTGGCTTTTGCAGGGGGATGCAGGAGGAGTCATGTAGCACTGGCTTGCGAGCTAGGGCTCGTACGTTGCCTAACTACCGGCCTGGCAAAATCCCTGGGTATATATAGCGGCAAAAGATGATTGTCACTTTAGAATTGGATGAATTGGAATAAGGTAGTGAGTGGAAAGATGGGGAGTGACTCcgttgatctccatcatctttttTATCTCTAGCAGGAAACTCGATGCATGCATACTGTACATGCAACCAACGATTAATTAATCAGATGCCAATTGACCATGATAACAAATTGACACACGATCGTATAGAATAGGGATTGATCGGGCAACGATGCGGTTCGGTTGGGAATTAGAGGAGCGGAGAATCTTCTCCTCTCCGATCGAAGGCCATCGGGGGCAGGAGCGCCGAATATGTGGCGCCTCGAATGAATCCTCGGAGGAGCGTAGAAACCATATGCACGCCCTCAATTTCTTATGGCTAATTTGGACTCTCACATCTCTGCATCTGCCTCGGTATGCCTGTGAATCTTTCTCATGCGTTGCGTATGTACATACAAAGGAGCATACGACGAACACGCAACAAGAAAGCGGGAACATCGGCCGTGGCACCCGGGCCGAGGACAGTGGCCTCGCGTTGCTGCTCTCCTTCCCTTCAGTTTCACGACGCCTACTTCTTCTTGCCCTTTGCCTCTGACGAAAAGGCCAGCAAAAGAAATCTGATCAGACACAAGGGAATGTTTGTCACAGGTCAGTGTATATATACGGCGTAAGGAATGTGGAACAAGCATTTCCTTTGATATCTATGAACATTTATTTTTCATGTACTATTTTTTATGATACATGAACATTACTAGTTGCGATATGCTTATTCATGGACATTTAGTTATATAAATTTATATTCTACTTTATTTTTTGGTAGACACATAAATGCATTTTCTTTGATACATAAAGATTTAGTCTGAAGTATATGAACATCATTTCAACAATATAAGGAATTCATTTCAAAAAACATGAACATTTTGTGTGTGATaccaattacatattcaatattcTTTATATACATCGATTAGTTGTTGGTCGAAAACAAATTTTGAAAAACATGCGCGTATTGTTCATTGGAATGGGGGAAGTGATACTTTTTCGTATTTAAATACAAGGCCACTAAATAAAAATATTGTTCTACATATACAAGGCACAATCCCTGGTGTCACAGTACAGTATTGGACCACCCTCCCAACTCCGTGCGGCCACGCCAGGCCCCATCGGGCGGACACCACCGACAACCTACTCGAACTCCTCCGCCCCCTCTCCGCCCATCGCTGTCGGGATCATCATCGGGCAAAGTCCCTGTGGCGCGGCGGCGGATCTCCTCACTCATCGGGTGTACAAAGGCAGCGGCGGTTCCGATCTCAGCTactccggtggtggtggcggtggcggacgCATTTGTTGATTGCTGGCAAGAGTCGGCGGTGCTGAGGAGGTGAGTGTGATCTAggcccatggccatgccggctgcAGCTGTCTCGCGTATCGGCACATGTTTCTTCTCGCATGCTTTAGTGGTGTCTCACGGAGGCACTCCTCGTATTGCCCCGCATCACAAGGACGCCCCGGGAGGTGGCCTCGGGTATAGCTGTGGGGGTCTCCTCCTTCGCCGGAGGTGGTCAGAAGGCTTGAGTATGGTTGTGGGATGTGGCACCTAGTTTCTGCTGCGAGTTGGGGAGGTATGGTTGTCAGTGAAAACCAAGCTATGACTACGGACATGCTAGGCGATGGCCGCATTTTTTGCACCATTACCTCGTTGAAGGAAACATTGTGCAGCTAATGTCTACCCACTCATGTTGCTTTAGGGGAAAGCCTAAGATCCAGTATCCCAATTCAGACAATAGAGACACCAAGGTGTCGCTGTCTCTCTTGAGAGCATCGtttcttggagcagtgttggatgGAAGATGCAAGAGGTACAGTGGTGTTGCAACTACCGCATCGACGACAACGGAAATCGGTTGTGTGGGTACAATGGGGTCTTGGTGATGGACATTTCTTGGTAGACTCAAGTATGGTGAGGGCACTTGTTGGCGCCATGTTGGCACCGACGATAGGTCCGCCGAGGGCTACGCGGATCTTATCCATGAAGATTTCTCGTAGGATCGATGGCGGCTTCTGTACCGTGCACATGGGGTGCTCGCTAAAAGTCTTCTAGACCGGGTGAGCGCTCCCGTTTCACCAAGAGGGTGTCTCGTGTATGCGATATGTCCTCGGTTCTTAGTTGGTGAGTGGATTTCGTGTTTTGAGGGCATAAGATCTTGCTGACATTATCTTCACCCATTGTCGAGTTTGTAGGTGTTGCATGATATCTTCGGGTATTTTTATGTATGCTTTTTATGAGACTTTGTTGAATAATATAATAAAAAGGCCACATGCATCTTTAGAGCAACTCCAATAGTATAGCCggttgttggctataagcaagatgccatgtcatctatagtcaacatgtagccaacaagtacaatagttggctataagaatgtaCTACTTTTTCAATGGATGACCCACATTTCATTCACACAccctgcctaggagcacgtgttagagctagctcttgcattaGAGCCCACTCatattctctctcctcttctctctcatccaactagacacaaatatattattttaatccttgtagccagctgactagaccttagagcaagtacaataagtcctagtcaacaggctataaggattaaaatagtatattattgcttagttagaggagagagaggaggagagagaaggagagtgggctcttatgcaagagtcagctctagcacgtgctcctaggcactttgtgagagtgaaaggtgggccaCACATTGATTaagtactacatttttatagctcactattatatatgttggctctaaattggctatagatgacatggcacttggcttatagccagctgctggctatactattggaattgctcttattgtacttgctcttagagACCGGTCCATCCCCCATTTCGAGAAAAACAAGGCACACTCCCTTTCTAGTAGAATAAAAGTTAAATAAATTTGTACATTGTACTATGATGCTTATTAATGCAATAGTTGCGTGCAACCACCATATGCAACATGATTAATTAGCCGGGAACACTAGAGATTTTCGAAACAGTTAACCATGCTATGCATTGATTGGAACACTAGAGAAGGAAATAATGATGCCAATTCGATTCAGAAAAGAATATCAGTCCAAGAACAAATGATATCAAATTGATTAGACTTTTGAGCTCCATTCAGAACAGTGAGGATATTAACAAGACCAACAGCCAAATTTTCGCCATCAACGTCTAGCGTGGACCGTCATGATACACCCACACTTCCTTTCTTCAACAGCAACACAAACTAATGCAAGAAGATACAACAAACAAACCATGCACACTACGAACTTAGAAGTTAGGCTCCGGTCCGAACGCTCCCATCAGTGGCCGAGGATGGTCATGTGGGTGTCGAACGACGGCagctcgtcgtcctcgtcggtgtcgccatcgccgtcgcggtcgatcttgccgatgccgggaaTGGGCAGCGTCGGCAGTCCCGGAAACCTCGCGCCGaagccgccctcctcctcctggttctCCGGCGCCTTGGGGTCGCCCGGCTTGCACGTCTTGTCCTTGAGCGGGTTGCACCCGAAGCCGCCGGGCGCGGGAGCGGGGGCATCGGCGGCGGTGGCATGCCTGGTGGCGAGGAGCGCGCAGGCGAGTACCGCGGCGAGCAGCAGCGACACGCGCGCGGACGGCGCCATGACCGCCATGACTATATCACAGTCGACGCTGGTGTGCTGTGGGCGGTGGCAAAGATGTACGTATACGTGAGTTTTTCTTTCGCCGGAGTCTGGCTAGAGGAATGAGAGGCGCGGTGGCGCGACGATATAAATGGCAGGGCTAGTTTGCCGGATTTAGCCAGGAAGACACGTTGGTTGCGGCTGTCGCGTGATGCGTATGGCTGGGCTTCGTCTCCACGGTTACTTTGCCACGTTGTTCGCGCCTGTCGCGCCATGCGTGTGGCTGGGCTTCGTCTCCACGGGTCTACGTTGAGAGCGGGTGTTCAGGAGCTAATCCAAGGACATGCAGTAGGCGAGACAGAAGCTTTAACGTAGAGAAACCTGCAGGCTGCAGCAGACTCTGAATCTGTCTCCGCATGCATGCT includes the following:
- the LOC127308180 gene encoding uncharacterized protein; protein product: MAVMAPSARVSLLLAAVLACALLATRHATAADAPAPAPGGFGCNPLKDKTCKPGDPKAPENQEEEGGFGARFPGLPTLPIPGIGKIDRDGDGDTDEDDELPSFDTHMTILGH